The Cygnus olor isolate bCygOlo1 chromosome 24, bCygOlo1.pri.v2, whole genome shotgun sequence sequence CTGACCGACACAGCGATGTGCTGCATCTTCTTTAGCAGTGTTACGCTTCAAGCCTGTCTCGTTAGAGGATATTCCCTAATGGAAGGGTTAGGTCTTAAAGGTGATGCTGGtggcatttcagaaatgctaagTATGAAGGCTTACAAAGAGCGAtttatttgattattattattttttttactgctgaatTTATACGGCTTTAGAGAGTAGCATATCTGATTGATAACTGACATGAAGACCTTAGGGAACGGATGCATCCTTGGGATGCTATCTTGTGCTTTCTACCTTCCACTGGCAGCCTCCTTTCAAAAAGTCACCATCCCGGCAGAGCTGAAGTTGGTGGTAGCTAAAGTCGCTGTGAACGCCACGTCCTGCAGCGTCACCTGCGGGCTGGGCTTCAAGCTGGAGGAGATGTGCGAGATCACTCCGGCCGGAGAGAGGAGGAACTGCACCCTGCGCAGGTCCCCGTGCCTCACCACCTGGGGCTGTGGCTTGCTCCACTTCACCGTCCCGGTGGGCAAACCGTTCACGTTCAGCTGCCTGAGCTCGGACACGGTCGACTTCGTTAGCCGAGCCTATACCTGCACGTGGAGGCTTGCCCCAGGCCTGATCACCATGAACGACGTCCTGTTTGGACCTTTCAAAAACCCCGGTTATGTCGTCCGGTTTTCCCCCACCAGGGAGTCGGACGCGGGGACTTACCGCTGTGATGTGCGGATGCTGAAGACGTTCAGGGTCATCAAGAGAGTCTACTTCGGGGTCAGAGTGATCCGAAATGACTTAGTGGATCTGAACTTTGAGAAGTCCTTGACTCACGAGCAGAAGCTAGCAGCAAACGAGGAGGAAGGAATCAAAGGAAACAACACCCACACAGAAGTGCAGCAGCACTTCTggcaaagaaaatcattttataaatcCCTGATAGGAATTGGAAGCGGAGTGATAGGAGTTCTCTTACTGAGAGCAGCTCTCCGCTCTTTGCAGAAGACTTTGAGAAGAAGCGATGCAGAGACACAACCTGAGTTTTAATGCAATTGCTGTTCTCTCTTGTTTGTTGTAACAAATACAGCAATATTAGTATTGATGCAGCTTTTCATGGTGAGGTTTGTTAATTTGGCAGTTTGTCTATTACCAGACTGAAGCTTAACAAAACAATTGGTAAGTTAGCACCGAAGAGTGGGTCTTAGTGGTGGAGTGCAGGCAGTGTCTCCAGGTGGGGCAAGGCTCTTGTTCCCTACGTGGTGTGAAAGGCTGCCTGATGTTCTCTACCCCTGGAATGGTCCAGACAGAAGTTAAGAGGACACTGAGCCACAGAAGACTGCCCGATACTTCTCTAACTAGGCTTTATTTTACCTCTagttgctttgtttgttttgtagctgATAACTCGGCATCCTGCTTCTGccttattatttcttctgccttgcCCAGAACTGCGGCGATGCGGGCTGACCCAGATGGCTGGCTTTGGTAGGCGGTGTTCTCCAGCAAGAGGCACAAAGAAGCGAGGATGCAGCAGCTGGGCCCAGAAACGTGGTTTCCAGACTGCCTGCTGTCCCCATCAAACCCAAGCAGTCCACCCTTGGGAGCTGGGTGTGCAGGGACGAGGTGagccactgctgcctgctgtctCTACAGATGTTTGTCTCCTGCCACTGGAGCTCAGGAAACAAGTATTAAGTGATAGCTGGGAGCTTCCACTCTCCTTTGTAGTTTAGAACAGCGAGGCAGGGAGCAGTAGGTAGCACAAGCAAATCTTCAGTTTGAGCACGGCTGCTTGGGAACATAACGGGGTGTTTTTAATCACAGCTGCGAGCTGAGCTCACTCCTAAAAATCTTTaaagggggaggagagggaagagttCAGTGGGTTTGTggatctttcatttttcctggtgACTAATAAGTATAAAACATGCAGCAACTTAGTAGGGAGTACTGTTTCCCTCTTGGTCGCAGAATCCACTGAGGGACCTATTAAGTGCCTTCTCTTTCTAGTTCCTGCCTCAATTTTAGAGTAAACAACTATATTTACCAagtccatttccttttttccgTGAACTAAAGTACAGGAATGCATAGCACATCCaattctgtggaaaataatGATACAGCTCTACTACTTAAGATCAAagcgtattttttttttctttctgccagaacaaaaaaatgcttttatgtcGAAAGAGTTGGGTATACAAGGAAATACCTTGTTTGCAGAGCCTCCTGTGTAAGGacaaaaaatcaaactgaaatgCGGTGAGCCAAATCTTCAGGTATGATTAAGTAGCTAATAAGTTTATTGAGACAATGAGCTGTAGAGTACGGGGCTGCCTGGCCGTGTCTGAGTGGAGAAGCAAGCCCACGATCGGGCTTGAGTTCTCAGTTTGTAGCTCTGCCAAGCTCCCTGCTTCTGTGGGAGGACTTCAGTGGGCACAACCGCTGCAGAAGTCTGTAAACATGAAGGGAGCCGttcagcagggacaggaggtgCCTCTCTTTTTAGTAGCTTGGCTCTGGGGGGCATGTGGGAGCCCTTGGGAAGATGCCCGGTCCCCTTCTGCTGTCTGGGGTTGACCCTTGGGGAAGGCACGGGAGGGTTGCTACACCGCTGGGACAGACAGCAAGGGGCTGTATGAAAACATACAGCAAAACATCTAGCAACCTGTTCCTAAGGCTCAGAAGCTCCTGGATGGTGATCCAGTTATCCAagattttcttgcttctcttcctcATCGGTTTCCTCCGACTCAGCCCTACAATACTGAAGTTTCTTCTGTGCTCGGCGCTGGCTTTGTCCTCGCTCTGCTGTTCCTTCTGGCTCCGCAactctttcctctgtttctgttcCCTGGCCAGAAGCACGCGCTGCTCTCTCTGAGCCTTCCTCCAGGATTTCCCAGTCTCGAGCTCACTGCGGGTGTCCTCATCTGTGGTCAGCCCGCTGCCGCCTTCTGTGCCTCTCCAGGCCCTGTCCTTTAGCAGCCATTCTTGTGTTGCTTCTGCAAGGACCGCTCGCTCCCTTCGGCAGCCTCCATCTGTTCCCGTTAGCCCTGCTTTGCCCTCGGggctttctctgcagctctctgcattTGCTGATGCTCTGGCCGGGTCACCGAGGCGCTCTGCAGCAGCCGTGTCCTGCAGCAAGCTGATGGGGCTCCTGTAGCGATGCGCCTGACGAGGAGTTTCAAGCTCTTTGGGGCCGTCAGGGATGCTTGGTGGTGGGCACACATCTCTGGCTGGTTCTGCTCCTTGGTTCTCACTGGGCACGTAACTAGATTCGTTATTGCTGTTGCAGTCCTGTGGCAGCAAGTCATCAAAGAAAGCCCTGCAGGGAAACCAAACAGATACACAGGTTCCTCCCCAGCCAgtgagaggggctggggctgtgttGGGCATGCTGAGGGTTACATGTACAcgtattttttaattgaatggCCAAAGCACAGAACCGGGACCTAGGCAGCAGCTAGCTCAGGCTGCTTTAaggtcagcagctgctgctattAGAAATCCAGTTTGGAGAAGTGTGGGTTGATGATGTGCTTTGCATGCTAtggcactgctgctttttaGGGGGCGTTTCTCTATCTCCAGTAACACGTACATACCAGTCCAGGCAGAGATCTAAACATGATTTGCTGCAGTTTTGTTCCATGTGGCGTTGCTCATCCCCTGCTCCAAAGTCCATCTGGGTTGCAGCATGAGATGTTTGGGGGAAGCCTGTGGGCAGACTTCTCTTTGTGCATTTCCAGTGTAGCGTGGTCTCCAGTGCTCTGGACTATCTCTAGGACCTCCTGTAAGCTGGCTCTGGAGGTATCTTTCCCATGGACCTGGTTAGAAGGGCAGCAGATTGCAACGAGTCCGTTCAATACTCACTAATTTATGGTTTTCAATGCAGAATTCCTCCTCGCTGGCAGAGCTCCTCCATCCCTGAAGCTGGTGGCTCTCCTGCTCAGCAACATCTCCCAAATTTGGGGAACAGATCGAGGTAGTTGGGCTTTTACTAGCTTCCTCATTCTGCTGCAGAGATAAGAGATGAAATCGTATCTTTGCATCTCAAGTGTGCTCATAAGATCAATGTGAAAAAATTATTACAACAAACTCCACGATTTGCACTGATCTACCGTTAAACTTCCCTGTTGATACCTGCTGTAGGTTAACCAGtttcttttatcttaaaatgtatttcttttcagctgaaataaaaatacgGCAAGCTGCTTCCAAGCAGGGTGAAATGTGTTGACTCAGATTTAACACCACCGTTTGAGCTGGCTCTGCGTACAAGCGAGACCTGGATTTTGGCTCTTCTCCTTGTGTCGTCTTCGCACCCCCAAGGAATTCTCTTTCCCAAATCtgtaaaaagcagcagcagcaacctgcCCACTGTGCACTCATGCTTCAGACGCCCGCGGGAGCCTGCTGTGTGCCTGGCTGCATTCATCCAGTCCGGATCTCTCCTGTCGATGGCTTTCTTGGTGGCAGGGGCCCATGGTTCGCATCCCTAGATATGCAAAGGGACCCTTGCACCCTTTTAAATATATCTGGGCAAGAATACAAACAGTTAATAAAAACTGAAGCGGGCACCTTCTGTAAACATGATTTAGAGAGCTCTTTTTGCTTACTAAATAGGAAGAAATGGGTAACAACTTTGTAAGTTGGGGATGCTCATGGTAGGAGagaggaggctgtggggtcCCCTCTGTGCAGAAGAGCCCGGTGTAGCAGGAACAGGCTTGTGCTTGGTTCGGGAGCTAATGGTTAAAACCAACAAAGAGAAGCTGACCCCTCTGGAAGGGTCTCCTTGCGCTTTGTAATGTAAATGCAGGGCTTGCGGCCTGTGGGCAGCTGTGTTTTAGAAATGCAGAGAGATTACATGAAAGGTCCAGGACAATCCATTTTCTCACTGCTTAGCTGAGGAGGTCAGAGTGGGAGCCCAAAGCGTCCTTCATCTTTTTattgcatccttttttttttttcttttggccaaggggagcagggaagatgaatgtatttttttaagttgattTAAAGATGGAAGGCAGTGATGGAGAGTGCAGCTCCAGCATCAGAAAGGATGGAATGAGGCCTTTTCCTGATGTAGCTGCTGTTTGAAATTGTACTTTCCCTCTatgcttttgcattttacaacaatctgaagtgtttttcctgatgtttactTTAGCAGGTCTGCTGGGggatggagaggaaggaagggagagcagGCTGCGCTGTTGGGGTGAGAGGTTAcagagggggaaaggggagctCAGATGGACAGGGAGAGGAAGCAGCTGAAGCAAGGACCCTTTGAAACAAcactctctcctcctccctacATGTCCTTCTGTCTTCTCCCATGCTCTGCACGTTTTCTGAGTCACCAAATCTGTTCTTCCCAAAGTAACTGTCTGAATTgtagaaaaatgtctttccctGCTCTGACTTTGTAATACAGTGCCCAAACTTCTTCCTCCACCATTTCAGTAATTGCTTGTCTGCCTCACCTGGAGGAGAGGACTGCAGAGGCTGCATGCGAACCAAACCCTGCTTGCTGCCAGTTCCCAGccagagatttttttgtggTACAGacttctgctgcctgctgatggTCCTAGGTATTAGGAAGCAATTAGTATTGTACATACTAAAGCCAGACAGATTGTGTGAGGGAGGAAGTCAATTTGCTAATGGAATTAGCACTTGGAAAGAACGAGGTAATAACAGAATGGTGAGGCACAGGCAGCTGTTTAAATTGCTGTTAGCTACTGAAGCTTATCTAAATTGAATAACTAGATTGCCTTAACTGCTGGAATTTGAAtggcagcaaagagaaaaacaagcccCATATGCTGCTTTTACACCAAGGCAATGTCTGGGCTCCCATTCTCTGCACGCTGATCTCTGTTACTTCTCCTGTGTGGTCCTGCAGTTGCCTGCAGCAGTTCAGTGATCTGCTGGGATGCAGCTCTCAGACTTTAGGTGTCACAGAAAGGCAGCAAACTATTTCCCCTCGGTATTTCTGTCTACAAAAACCCCTCTGCTGGGCCCGGGCCTGCCCAAATCCCGCAGCAAGGGCTGTCCTCGCAGCGGCTGCAGCCTTAATGCCTGCAAGCCGTGCGGGGAGCCTTTCTGCAAATACACAGGTGCTCCTAGAAAAACCAGGGGTGGTTCTTAAATGCAGCTGGTGGTGGGGTTACAGTGTGCAGCTCGGTCTGGCTCCGTGGCAAGAGCTGGGACGGGTGGGTGTAAGTGGTGCTCACAGCACCCTTCACCCAGCATCGGTGCGGCACGGCGTGCTCGCGTTTCCGAAGGACCCTCCTGTTCAGGACCCTCCTGCTCGTCAGGGAGGACACATCTCTGCTCAGTTGTGACGCACGGTGGCATTTAATGATGGCTCTTGAGAAAGCAGAAGTGCCCTCGCAGAGGACGGAGCGGGGAGCGATTCATCTCCGTCCCGGCCGCTCCCTGCTGGGTGCTTTAATGACGCTTCCCTGCCCTTTACAAAGCCCCTTTGCTGCCGAACTCCCAGAGCTAATTACGGGGCTCCAGCACTGAGCGGCTCGCCCGCGGCTCCGCGCAGCAcggggcagaggggcaggagcCTGCGAGGGGCCAGAGCGCAGCTGAGCCCGGCCTCCTggggcctcatcctgccctcCCTGCGATCGGCTTTTTATATGgcacctgcagctggggctcctTGGAAAAGAAGTGGCTGCTCTGCGCCATCCTCCTCACCGTACTCCCTACcatcttccccttcttcctcctcgcCATCCCTTGGGGCTCACAGTGGCTCCCGGCCGCCCATCCTGCTGCAGCCGTCGTGCGCCCgggggtgctgtggggagagctggtgctggaggaggctctgggtctgcctggggctgggcagtaACGGTGCTCTCTCGACAGCCTCGGAAATCCTTGGAGCTGGCAGCTTACAAGTCAGCTTCGGGGGAACAGTTGGGGTTATTTACGATGTTTTTGCTGAAAGGGGCCCTTTTGCCTTTGTTCCAAAGATGAGACTTGGATCTGCAGCGCTTTACTCTAAAGTGTActccttgtctttttttgtgaGCTGTTTTATAGCGTTTTAGCCTGTAAATGGAAATGGTTAAACATGGTGATTGTTCTACAGGCTgcataaaagcaaatgcatcCCGGATGGGCTGAGGGAAGGGGTTTGGGTGACATCTCCTatggctggtgctgctgagcccccTTTCTCCCCTGTCCACTCCTCAGCACAACTCCAGCAGGGACCGCAGGCCTGCGCCACGCACGGCTGCTCCAGTTGATCTCTTGGCACCCTTCCTGAAGGTGGAAGGGGgctaatggatttttttaaggcCAGAAGGGATGACTGTGATGAATTAATCTGACATAACGTAGACCAGGTGATTTCATGCAGTGCCTCCTGCAATGATGGAAATTATTTTCGGTAACGTAAGTGAACCTTTGCGAGCCTGCTAGCTCGTGGCTGATCTCGTGGATATCTTTCCTGGAAGATTTCCAGTCTTGGTGTAAAGGCTGCGATTGATGATGAAGCTTTTTTGGCAAGTTATTTCAAAAATCAATTACCCTTTTTGCTAATAAGCTGCATGAAATTTCTGACGTGAGTTTTCTAGCATTGCTTTCTAGCCGTTGGAATACCAGCCAGGTAAAGCACATTACGTTGATGTATTTAACCAGACCCTCAGTAACCTCAATTCCTTGCCCCAAGGACAGTCTCTCCTCTTTCCATTAGTTATCGTTGTCATGGGATAGAGTTAGAGTTTACTATATCTTAATTGAATTACCTTTTGCTGAGGAGTTCAGCTCCGCGTGGATGGGGTCTCGCTGGGCTCCTTGTCTGTGTGAGTTCGTGCAGTGGGCAGTCAGGAAAATACTCCAGGGCCGGGGGGACTCCTGAGCAAACAAGGTACCCGATGCATTTACAGCTGGACAGAAGCACTCCAGACTCCAGTAGTTGTCTCTGAAGGTCTTTATTTGTGAACTGCGTGCTACCGTAGCCAATAAATAACCATAATTACAGTAAATACAGTATGCTTACAGTGTTTcccctttgttttttcttaaaaaaatagtgTACAACAAAGTTACGGAGAAGAAAACTGCCCTGTCTGTGTTTAGTGGCGTTGGATTAAAATATTCCCAGCAGAGGGCTTGTGCGGATGGGGGAGAGCTTTGCACGTTCAGAGCAGGTCAGGTTGCGAACCCCCAGGCATTAACTGACGTGGGTGAAGGCATGAAAGGCGTGGAGCATCTCCCGTTCCGGGCACAACACTTAATCTATCCTGATCTACATCTGAGCTGTTCCTGATTCAAACCCACATAGCCCAGTGCTGAATTTAGCCCAGACAACCTAAAGCCACGAATGCAACGCTCAGTCTGTGACTTCAGTAGCGTCAGGTAGATTGTGTgtcaaatacaaataaatcaGATCTGTTTAGCTCCGCTCGTTTGGGAGTCTCAGAACACTTCACCCGTGTTGCTTACTCCTCGCAGCATCCTCGTGAGGTTGGTTTCGCTGCCAAGAAGTAAGGCGGACCCTGTGAAATGAGATGACTTCCCTTAGTGAGCCATCACAGTgctgagagcagaaagcaggcaCTTAACTCATCCCTGTAAGTTAATCCCTAAAGTAAATGCTCAGAGCAATTACGTGTGGGGGATTCTTAATGAGACAGGAAATTGATTTGCAGCTTAATGCGATGGTGTAAACCCAATGAACTCAGTTAAGATGTTGAAATCTAAGTTTTCTCCCCTGGCTCTGaacacctttcctttctttccttttaacgCCTGTGCTGCATTTTAGGAAGCTCTAACTGGTGTCACGGGAAGTTGTTCgcatctttttctcctctggatGGCTTTGGTTAGGCTTTACATTTAGGGTTTTTTTACAGCCTGGATAAAGTTATATTCCGTAAGTTTAACTAGGTACAAACCCTGCCTTGGCTGTGCCTTGCTGAACGGCTAGGTGTGCGCGCAGGTCCTTCTCTGAATGTCGCCTAACCCCTGGTAAGTAAACCAGAAGAACATTTTGTCAGAACGTGGTTGTGTCTATGTACAAAAACTGAGCTGTCTGGTCTGGAGGGGGGGCGGTTAGCCTGCAACTGCCCTGGCCTGAATTTGGCCTCTCCCTGCAGGTGGAAAACCTTCGCTGTCCCCTCCCGCCCCTGTCCTTCACCCAGCGTGTGCCCCCGTGCTCACCTGCGGCGCTTTGCGGCACGCTGCTGTCTTGTCTTTGGAGTATCAGCAAATCCCTCCAGCGTCCGCGGGGCAGAGACTGCCCTGTGACCATGCACATTTTTTCAGAGTTTCTTTGTGATAAGGCACGGGAAGCACTGGTGTCAGCTGGGCAGTGGCTGGCTGGGTTAGGTAGTGGCCAGCTATGGCCAGCGCAGAGACGAGGGCACGTTTGCCCCAGGGACTTGGCAGTGGCTGTCCCACCTTGCTGAAATGTTCCTGGTGCCTGAGCTGGGCAGTTTAAATCAGCTCTGACACCCTCCGTGAGCTCCGATCACACCTGTGGCAGGGGCGTGAATACACAGAAACGTGCGAACTGCAAAGAACTTGCAAATGCACGGTGACCTGCTCGTGCCTTGCTTTTCGggaagggaaactgaggcagcaaGTGGTGAGATAATTGCTTGGAGCAATGGATGGAGAACAGAGCGTCAGAGCTGGTGTTAGAGCAGGTGGTTGGAATGCGCTTGTGGCTGTCTCTAGGTCATACCTTTTGCTTCTGTGTGTGATCcttaaaacactgcaaaaactaATCAGCATTTTGGTTTCAAATGCATACTGAGGAAGCAGTCTGTACTTACCTTTTCAAAAAAGAGGCGT is a genomic window containing:
- the TMEM81 gene encoding transmembrane protein 81, translating into MKTLGNGCILGMLSCAFYLPLAASFQKVTIPAELKLVVAKVAVNATSCSVTCGLGFKLEEMCEITPAGERRNCTLRRSPCLTTWGCGLLHFTVPVGKPFTFSCLSSDTVDFVSRAYTCTWRLAPGLITMNDVLFGPFKNPGYVVRFSPTRESDAGTYRCDVRMLKTFRVIKRVYFGVRVIRNDLVDLNFEKSLTHEQKLAANEEEGIKGNNTHTEVQQHFWQRKSFYKSLIGIGSGVIGVLLLRAALRSLQKTLRRSDAETQPEF